The following is a genomic window from Acipenser ruthenus chromosome 19, fAciRut3.2 maternal haplotype, whole genome shotgun sequence.
AACGCCTCACTGGGTGTGTAGAGATAGATCTATATAAATATAGCTATgtagagacagacagatatatctagatactttattttaacaaataccaaaagaaaaacaaacacatttatgttACTATTACCAAAAATGATATACAATGCAATTAAATTATCCTGTCCTAAAACATAAAGCacattaaagtaacaaaaacaattTGAGCGTTTCCTCCTCaactatatatacacacgcaaTCCCACCCACATACCAAGTGTGTTGAAAGTCATCCAGGTCATccatcagaaaataaaaataaactagtcAATAACCACTTCCTCCttttttaaaattgctaattTAGCTTGTCCCAAATCCTGCATTTGGCACACCAAACACAGTCTCGAGACCCTCGAACAACGACTGTATTAGTGCAAACAATGACTACAATCTCTGGCAAAACACAGAACAGTCTCTCCCCCCCAAAGGGGGCATTTATCAGAGACGCTTGGATCTGTTATGCAGAGATAAGAGTTTACTGCAAGAATGGTGTGCAGGAGGCTCCACGGACTCGCCTGACCTTTTAAGTAGGGGGGGTTGTATAGTGCCCTCCAGGCTGGCCTGATCAGGGAAGTTCTGGAGCTGTTGTTTGTGCCGGACTTTTAAGCACACCTGGTATAGGAGCTTCCCCTCCACGCTCTGCAGAGGAAgatcaattaaatgtttttaaatcagaGGAGGCACCCTTCTTGCTCACTATCCAGGGGATCAGCTCAGTAAAACAATGCCTCAGAACATCCCAATGTTCTCTGGGTAGGGTAGTGCGGAGCTGGGAGAGCAGCAAGCCACTACTGCAGCCTGACTCCTCCAGGTGTGATTTAAGTCCAGCACATGCCTTGGTTTTATAATCCTGGCTTTGAGCAGGGTACCAGAAAAAGTGAGAGTGTCACACTGCCCTATTCTAAAAAGCAGAGTTAAAAACAATGGTTAAATCAAGCACCCAATAAAAGTCCATTGTTAGTTTACTTTGCCTGTAGACTTCCATGCCCTCAGTACCTTGAGAGAAGCGGTACTAGTACCCATTGTGTACATTTCTGGTTGATTTTGGAAACTTAAACATCATTAACTACTACTGAAGTAGGTCAGTTTAAGAAGTTAACACATAAAATATGGACTAAAGTTGCCTGCCACTGACCAGTACCACCTAACTGTGGGTAATGACTTCATGtgccaaaaacaaacatttaatgtaGAGGTACAAGAATAAAAGAAATATGCATTTATTTGATCATGTGGGATCTATTTTATTAAGGTTAATATCCAGAAATCACACACAAATAAGCTTAATTTTactgttaaaacatttaaaagtataaaaatcaACATTACAGACAGTTACTTCAAAAGAAATACAGTTCTCAGATACCGTTTCCATGGCCAACTTTAGCCTTGCAAATGAAATCTAGTGTGCTCTGTGGGAAAACAATTACATTGTGTTAGTACTCTTGAagttttagcaaaaaaaaaaaaaaaaaaaaaatgaagttcaaAGCTTGCAATATTGGAGACTGTAAACTTTACACGTTCATGTGTAATAAGCAATATAAAAATCACAAAATTGTGTATTGCAGTAATGGCCAACACCCACCAAGAATCATAGCACTGGGGAGGTGAAGGGAGGGTAATATCCAGTTTGACCAATATAAACACTCACCATTAATGCCTGCATATGTTGTAATGCCTTCTCATCAAGCAGGTCCAGATCTATCTTGTTTTTAACATCACCAAATAAGTACAGAGCCTAGCAGTAAACATTGAAATGTTAGGTTGAGAGTGCTTTCATTTTTCTACATTTattaggaaacaaaaaaaaagcactagAACACTAGTTACCTAATGTTGCAACAGTGTATACATGTTTATTACAGAATACACATGTTTCAATACATAATGGGTTTTGAACTAGGACACACTGCTAAATGAATGTCATGGTCAAGACTCTTGTTGCAAACTTCTAATTTCTAGCAATCAAAACCCACTCGCCTCCCCCTCACACAGTCTGCCAATTCTCCCCCGCCCCCCTCCAAAAATGTGAATCGTAAGAATTACCTGTCCGTGAGAAGTAGGTATATTTGCAAATGCAAGCGAGTGGTCTAAACCGCTGGGGTTATTCGAGAAGCTGCAGGCCTTGTGTCCAGTTCTGGCAGATATGTTTGATAATGAAAACCAGAGTTAGCATTGGGAAATCAGCAGCTGTAGATTTAAATAGGTCCCCCACTACCCATCCccaaaaaggggaaaaaaaaaaaaaactggataaaATGGATGAAATACTTTTGATTGGATTCTTGTGCTACTTTCTGGGTTTTAGCAACACGGCTCACAGCTTTTCTTGCAGTTCTCGTTGTTGCTGGAGTAGCTGGTGTCATCCTTGGAAGAGAAAGTAAGTAATTTAATACAAGTTTCTCCATGAAGTCCAGATAGTAATCATTTTCCTCTCCAATGTGGTACATGTTCTAAAAGGAGAAACCCATACTGAGAAACTACATTGTTTATTAGGCACTGTATTGATGTTTTACATGCATATTGATTTGGACAAACTGTAGAATGCACTTCTGCAAccacaaaataaaatactactgtgTTGGATTTGCTATCAGCCAATTCAAGACCATTACCTTGGTAACGTAGGACTTTGTTTTGTAGCAGACGATAGGGATGCAAGAGACCTGGATTTTGCTggtggctgtaaaaaaaaaaaaaaaaaaaaaaaaaaaaaagccaactcAATTCTAGTTAGTAAAAGTTTAAAAGAATTAAATAGGCAAGTTACAACTGTTTGGGTTGCAGAGATGAGACCTTGTCAATTTTATACATCTTTAAAGTTTGAATAGCACAGGACATTTAAGTTTAAAAGTGCTGTtaccaagcatttaaaaagatATGTACCCTTATTAGTCTTGGTCAAATTTCAAGTTTTTAGCCCACTGCCTCCTTTATGTGTGGGTTGGAGAACACAACCTTGCATATCTACCTTTTGGGCAGTCCCCTTGCTTTGAACTGACAGAGTTCTTGTAATTCTTACAGACATCTTGGGATCAGATTCTTCCAGGATAAAGACTAAAAGAAACATGATAAACTAATCAAATACAGTAGGAAGTGTAGCCAGACAAAAGCTATTAGGCTACTATTCAATAAGATCATCTTTCCAAATTAAGGTAGCTGGTCCAAGCCTATGCTTACTACCCTTCACTGGTGATGAGCAAGAACCCAATGCATCACAGGTAAATGTCAaagtatgtatttaaaatgtgatcttAAATTACACATCACTCAAGCATCTAACAAATGACAAGCAATTGCACCAAATTAAAGTGGCTGTAACAAAGGTACATAGATGAACAAAGCAGGGCGCTTATTCAAAATCACTGAACATTACAATCTGGATGTTACCCTTTTTACTGTTCTTCTGCTTCCTCGTTTTAATTTCTGGGAACATTTCCTGAAATACAACCAGTATGTTACCGTTTGGCATTCTAAAACAAGAATTGTGATTTTAATGTAGTTGCACTTTGTTGACTTTAGGTGGTAGCATTGCACTTGTAAGATAAAGGGTCACGCTACCGTAAAAATTGGTTATTCTTCGTGTTTGTAAAGCAATATGCACGTGTATAGATTACTTGTAGATTCAGTCCATGAGGATTTAGTTACTCAATTTTTGGGAATGTATCAGTTTGTGCAGGACGCAGGTTGCAAATACGTTATCTTAACCGAGTGCTCCATTTTTAGcgactatcacagtgcagagagagaaaaagcaataTTTCTTACCACATTAGTTACAGCAGCCACGCCCTCAGCTTGCCAGATTTGCTCTATTGATAGTAATACAACTTTCAtagttaccatttaatatgaaaaaataaacattacaatgaTGACAAATTGCATGCGTTATTAACCCTACTGATATTTAAtcttacaaaacacacacacacacacacattatataaataaaataaataaaaacaaacaaacaaacaaacaaacactgcccAGATCAAAAGGCTTAGCCCCTGTGTGGTACCCGTTTGTTAAGCAACAGTTTTACAAAAGCTCACCTATCTTCATGTTTTTCAGCTTGGTGCGTTGCAGGTCGAACGGCATCTTCAGGAGCTCCACTTTAAAAGCTTTTCCCACGGTGGATACGATTTTTTCCAACTTTGTTTCCAAATCATTTCTTCTTTTCGTTGCTACTGGGTAAGACAGACATATGCATAAGTAGACTACCGGAGTTTTGCAGATTTGTGTATCCCCTTAAATTTGACGCCTGCGTAGATCGAGATCGCTATAGGTGAACGCTTGATCTTTCGGAACAGTATTTAGGTACTGTAGAGTTTATTTTGCTACAAAATTGGTTTGCTcttattttcagtatttgttgcaaactgcagcagaactaAACGGCAGTGCTTGAGAACATAGTGGGACTCGGCCATAGGAATATCGTACATCCACGtccagctttatatatatatatatatatatatatatatatatatatatatatatatatatatatatatatagcaagaaGCGTATGTCGGGTTTATGcgttcgtgtgtgattacgtcacctaccagccctgctgctgccttcccccgtgcaccgTACACGGAAATCTGCTTAACACCTGGTTTAGGTAGTGTTTTGGGGTGTATTTGGCAATTACATTATTAGAAAGGCCTTGCTTCTGAAAACTATTTGTTGTATAAAATTATAATTACATGTATCCCTTCACGGGGTTCGTATTTGGGTTGGGATTATATTACAATAGGCTTTGTAGTGTTTTTCAAAACTAttcataaaacaataaatatattcGTTGTTAATAAGGGATAACGTTACCTACCTTCATTCTCAAAATGCTGCATGAACAGTTTGATTTTCTGGTCTCTTCGTTCTTCGCTcgtttgtttttctatattatCTTCAGCTTTTCGATATTTCTTGGCGGCCATGTCTGTATAGGTGTTTTTCGCAAATGAAACTCACGACTTGCGCATTTTTATTCCTCTCTTTCACCTGGTGGTGTGGGTTTATTTAAAGCCTACACCTTGTACTCACAATTGGCGCAGTTGATTCAAATTTCGATTCTAATTTTCAATTGAAAGGGACAATGCTATCACAGCGAGGGTCAAATATAGTAATTATAATATCAATAAAGCCTCAGtcaaattcaactgaaatgtgTGTCCAATACACAAGTGCAATGTAGTTAACCAAATTGAGCTCAACGCGAGAAAGATTGCTTTCATTTTGAAACCAATTTGTAGagccaatgtttttttgttttttttagcctaGGCCAAATAGTACCATGAAACTTCACAAGAGCAACAGGAGACGTCAAGGAACAGCAAGGTATGGAGTGGTGCTAAGTGATGGCTCCAATCATGCTTTGTCCCAACTCCCAGTTtaaattctttatatatatatatatatatatatatatatatatatatatatatatatatatatatataaaagcagctTAATGGAAGTTTACTGGTCCTGGTTTTTGAAGCTTGATCAAGGATATTTTTGTGATACTGATGTTATTCAATTGATGACATGTGGTTGTATGTTCTtagtaacttaaataaaaacagcacacaaatgCAGTTAAAGAATAAACTGTattatacaaaactgaaaaagcaagcaagttattttttttttctttacacattagGTTCCTAATACATTTTTAGTTTGATCTTATTTTTCCTTAACAGTTTTGTTCAAAACCTCTTTCCAGCTGTAAGAACTAGTAAACATCTGCAAAGTACAATTTTGCAAACTGTCAttgttattttacttatttagtgTAAACACAGACATCTTTTACAGGTTAGTTCATCCTAGTTTAAAGGCTATTTCCCTTTAATTTCATAACATGCAAGATGTGCAGGTTAGTGTTACATGTAAACTTAAAGTTACAGTCCACACTTCACAATAAATGAGTTTTAATCAGCTGACAAACAGTATACACAGCTCCATATTAAATAAAGAAAGTCTACTTTGAAAACTGCGTGAAACTTACAAGATAGTTTTAATGCCTTTTAGGTTTATGACATCCCCATTTGAGTTAAGGGTTCTTaactgaaatatatataatacatataaaaatatatctaaaaagaaCGCCTTGAGTAACAACTCTAGTTCAAGATGTATGAATAGGGATCAGAGTTACCATGTAAACCAACAAAAAATGTTTGAGACTAggggttttaattgattaatcacacctgtaacctgtgattgattaaaaaaaattgattaatCAATAAAATCAATCACAGCACAGATGATTATTCCATCAATAGATAATATAAAGATTAAAACCCCTATTTGAGACCAAATATAATGATGTTCTTGAAAGACAAGCTATTTTTCCCCTGTTATTTCAACTATTCCTAACTACAAGTGCCTTTTTATGAAATAATCGATATGTTTCAGTAAAGCGGTGTTGTAAATAGTCACTACCAGCACTTTTTAAACTCTAGCATCATGCAGGTTATTTTTTTGGATAATCTCAATGAGCAACTTTCTTTGGACCAGATTTTAAATCCATCCATTCATATCCATATTTGTCACAGTTGTAGTGTTTAATACAATGGTTAGCAGATATGAGACCTTTTGTAATGAACACTGTAATGCTGCCCGGTTTCTCCACTACAATTATATGCCATTAATTGCCATGTTTCTTGATGCTGTTGCCCAATTGAATCAATTAATTTTGCATGTAGTTCTGTATGAAATGCATCAACCATGTCTTTTGCACTTGATTGCAATCCAGACCGTAAATGCATTAGCAAACGTAGGCACACTGATGATCTGCTAGGCACTGTATAAAACATAAATTACAAAAGTACAAAAGTATTAAACACCTTGAAAATAGAAAACTGAAAAGGCAGAGAGCCCAAGCAGTGATAAAAGCTTTAAGAGGGGTGCTTGGGTATTGGGTTTTTGCAAGAGCAGCTATGGATAGGGAAAATCATTTCAAAAGGACCTCCTAAAAACATAGGCTATTACAAATATGAATCATTAGCAAAGTTCCATCAGTCCTGCATAATACTATGAAACAGTTGTTAATAGTGAAACAATTGTTTTGGACTTCTGAAATTTCTAAGTAGATATTACACGTTTCTAAAAGCTATGACGTCAGCAAATGTCTCAGCAGTAAGGGCAAACAACACTACTGactgattcccccccccccaacccccaacccccaacccccattTTCAAGCCAAATATTCCACAGTAAACCAAGCATCTTCGCTTCTTAACATTCATCTTGACATGGCATCCAGTGCAGCATATCTCTGTAGAAACTTAACGTGGAAGTCTTTGACTTTCTCTAGGAGCAATTTCAGCTTCTCAGAAGATGGAAGAATGGTCATTctggagaaacaaaacacatttatttcatgtgtacattaaaaaaaataaaaactacaaccgtttaaattatatttatcttGACTCAGAATCCATCAACAACCATTACTAGAAACATATTTCACTTAAGCCAGGTCTTCAAAAATATACTTTCCTCCACTGTGCCACTGTGCCACCtttaaaggggcagcagtgtggagtagtggttagggctctggactcttgaccggagggtcgtgggttcaatcccaggtgggggacactgctgctgtacccaaggtactttacctagattgctccagtaaaaacccaactatataaatgggtaattgtatgtaaaaaataatgtgatatcttgtaacaattgtaaggtcaCCCTGGAgaagtgtgtctgctaagaaataaataataataatagaccatCCTCATGGCTTAATTACAACCAACAGTGTGACCCCTTTAAAGGAGTCCCAACCACTGCATTCGAATCAATTGTTTTACCTACTGTTAGCTTTATTTTAAATCCTTAGTTAGCACTCGTTCAGATGAGTAAAGAATATACGAAACAAAATGTTTCATTACCTGAAGTGGTAGGTTCCTTCCTTTTGCCCAAATCCACTGCCTGGCACAACACATATTCCAGTCTCCTCAAGCAATCTCAGACAGTACAGCATGTCTGGTGCCATGCCCAATACCTAAAAGACAAAGCAAGGGTTTTACTGTGCATCACCAGAAAGTATCTGGTATTGTGTAATAAACATCCATGGACTTTTCCATTGATGTGTCATTACTAGCAGTTCTGAATGTCCATATATACattgctccctcgctataaggctctcggttataacgctcctcggatataatgctcctacagcatgtcccccaatttcCTATAccagtgattcatgcaatatttctacagtaaatacagtaccggtgttgttcaaactgtaaacaacttctcagtctaacttctgtttctgtcactcccttttgatacagtatctgaactgaagaaaagctgcactggcactttataacacatacATCTcattcaacatttattttataactaaataaatattaggcctattattacgtggttatctttcctaatgtatttacttttttgctgcgagaggagttgcagctttctctgggagacgagacgcttcagcttcgcttcagccccgctccggcagccgaacctggggcgagcccattccctcttcccctcgcccgacccgctctccttctcgcacttggtttgcttgtctgtcgcttcgaactgaactcccgaccactGTTTAGCcaagctatttatagtttaaaaactgctaattaaaatgatccacgagtgggaatgttaccatttttttttttttttgtaaaaaatatagtgttggTTACATGGTGCTTTTTGCAtagttaattcatggaaagttacatttttgcttcactatatgtgcattatagagagggagttattttgtattttagtcagatgtgtgttatgtgtcctgcggcacctcccaccccctcccccatttataacgctcttcggttataacgctcatatcgTGTGTACCCCCGAGACCCATGTTATagagagggagcactgtgtgtgtgtatatatatatatatatatatatatatatatatatatatatatatatatatatatatatatagtcataaaTGCACTAAAGATATTTATATGCACCCTTAGATGCTTCATAacctaatttattatttatttaacaggtggtgtttagatcaatttaatatatgACCACCGTCCTGATTATCCCGCTGTAAAGGGCTGTACACAAACCTTGGCCTCTTCGATTGCTTTGGGAGGAATGAAGATCCTGGGGAAGGCATACATTGCCCCCTGCACGGGGTTACAACGGATTCCAGGGACTGTGTTCAGAATCTCCTCTGTGAGCTTAGCCCTCTCAGCCAGGTTACTCAATATCGATTTCTTTTCCTACAGATCACGAGAAGAAGCAGGACAGTAAATACATAGGACAGCATTGCACTTACTGGGATGCAAACTACAATGGCCACCTCGTGTAAAATGTGTCTTAGATGAACAGTTCATACCAGTTGGAAAACCCAAGAAAGGACTCTGTTTGGTTCTTTTAAAACAGATTTCACCATAtttatgaatgttttatttgctCCTTAGCATCGGTTCAGAAAACCAACATCAGACATCACAAGCCTGTCTGAAATATCACAGAAACCTCCAACACTGGCCAAGACAAGCTTGTTTTCATTCAATCAATGCACCACATGCTAAAGGGTCATTATTAAGGTCATTCTGTAATTATTTTGACCAATGAAAGGCATTCCATGTTTGACATTCCCATCACTGACCTTGGTGAACTGCTCACACGACTGCTCTCCAGTCCGCGGGGGGTTAACCACGACATCCATAGCCACCTGTCCCGACACTGGAGGGCAGAGACGGACCGACAACAGCTTCATCATCTGAGCTCTCACCTCCGGCTCCAGGTTGATCACCTCCATGTAACCACCTCTGTAGCCACACCTAGGGTGCAGGCACCACCATGGATTGGAACACAGGACTTCATTAGCAAGAGGGATCTGtttccacagcccaacagggccATGCTCAGGTTCATGCTCGGATGCATTCTTGCTGAGCACTgtgcttttaattaattttcacaatCATTTTCGACCAGCAGTATCCCAAAACGAGAGTTACGTGCAACACTGATGGGCCAGAAACTCGATAcccatctgtggcaaagtgccccgcccctgtgtgcatttgtgtgttctgtgttgtatatatgcgtgctgtgccatcctcgtgcctaaatataattatacactttaaacacacgtgaaacacagacccgtttatatcccgtgtaccaatctatacaccaacattaacatacgcacgcatatatacaacacagaacacacaaatgcacacaggggcggggcactttgccacatatacccccccttgtgcgcagcacacatggcctcaacggccacctccccccttaaatacccagcagtccaggccaaagtctcgggctgggaagggaggctttagtgggcccatggctggacatgctgtcagctcccctgccggtagtggcacggctgacagcatgctggtcccgtcctgcagcgaaaaagctgcgggggcaggtggtcccccgacctcccccttcttcatagccggcagctccctcctgtggggctccggccacaagaactcctgcagcgaaactgctgctggggaaagtggtctccagacctcatcccccttcttcgtggccggcagctcccctttctggggctccggccaccgtactccctgcggaggtacgggcagcagaggcagctccagctcctctgctccaggcggtggcggaggcagaggcagctccagctcctctgctcctggcggtggtggaggcagaggtagctccagctcctctgctcctggcggtggtggaggcagaggcagctccagctcctctgctccttgcgg
Proteins encoded in this region:
- the LOC117424738 gene encoding borealin-2-like isoform X3, coding for MAAKKYRKAEDNIEKQTSEERRDQKIKLFMQHFENEVATKRRNDLETKLEKIVSTVGKAFKVELLKMPFDLQRTKLKNMKIEQIWQAEGVAAVTNVEMFPEIKTRKQKNSKKVFILEESDPKMSVRITRTLSVQSKGTAQKPPAKSRSLASLSSATKQSPTLPRMTPATPATTRTARKAVSRVAKTQKVAQESNQKTGHKACSFSNNPSGLDHSLAFANIPTSHGQSTLDFICKAKVGHGNGI
- the LOC117424738 gene encoding borealin-2-like isoform X2, coding for MAAKKYRKAEDNIEKQTSEERRDQKIKLFMQHFENEATKRRNDLETKLEKIVSTVGKAFKVELLKMPFDLQRTKLKNMKIEQIWQAEGVAAVTNVEMFPEIKTRKQKNSKKVFILEESDPKMSVRITRTLSVQSKGTAQKPPAKSRSLASLSSATKQSPTLPRMTPATPATTRTARKAVSRVAKTQKVAQESNQKTGHKACSFSNNPSGLDHSLAFANIPTSHGQALYLFGDVKNKIDLDLLDEKALQHMQALMSTLDFICKAKVGHGNGI
- the LOC117424738 gene encoding borealin-2-like isoform X1, coding for MAAKKYRKAEDNIEKQTSEERRDQKIKLFMQHFENEVATKRRNDLETKLEKIVSTVGKAFKVELLKMPFDLQRTKLKNMKIEQIWQAEGVAAVTNVEMFPEIKTRKQKNSKKVFILEESDPKMSVRITRTLSVQSKGTAQKPPAKSRSLASLSSATKQSPTLPRMTPATPATTRTARKAVSRVAKTQKVAQESNQKTGHKACSFSNNPSGLDHSLAFANIPTSHGQALYLFGDVKNKIDLDLLDEKALQHMQALMSTLDFICKAKVGHGNGI